A region of Streptomyces paludis DNA encodes the following proteins:
- a CDS encoding TetR/AcrR family transcriptional regulator: MARLKTHDEALRQRLINRAAATVFDRGTAALSLRQLAADVKTSTTAVYSLFGNKAGLLASLYQEAARLFVARLAAVSATTDPANDVVRLGVAYREYALANPHLYSILFVESAAQFESKEEGRRQVAEMYQPLVDAVSRGRQAGQFTDELEPEVVALSCWATAHGLVSLELSGTEPPGLSIADSYERTLRAVVVGWRRG; this comes from the coding sequence ATGGCCAGGCTCAAGACACATGACGAAGCACTCCGACAGCGGCTCATCAACCGCGCCGCCGCCACGGTGTTCGACCGGGGCACGGCGGCGCTGAGTCTGCGTCAGCTCGCCGCGGACGTGAAGACCTCGACCACGGCGGTCTACTCGCTGTTCGGCAACAAGGCCGGTCTGCTGGCCAGCCTCTACCAGGAGGCCGCACGGCTCTTCGTGGCACGTCTGGCGGCCGTCTCCGCGACCACGGATCCAGCCAACGACGTCGTTCGCCTGGGCGTCGCCTACCGCGAGTACGCCCTCGCCAACCCGCACCTCTACTCGATCCTCTTCGTGGAGAGCGCGGCGCAGTTCGAGAGCAAGGAGGAGGGGCGGCGCCAGGTGGCCGAGATGTACCAGCCGCTCGTCGACGCGGTCAGCCGGGGGCGGCAGGCCGGCCAGTTCACGGACGAGCTGGAACCGGAGGTCGTGGCGCTCTCCTGCTGGGCCACGGCGCACGGACTGGTCTCGCTGGAGCTGTCGGGGACCGAGCCGCCGGGGCTCTCGATCGCGGATTCCTACGAGCGGACGCTGCGCGCGGTGGTGGTGGGCTGGCGGCGCGGCTGA
- a CDS encoding SDR family NAD(P)-dependent oxidoreductase: MSTARREATLPHTADPDPDPSTDADSGARTDAGVGAPAGADVPDRPAAPDGPLLDRHVLLLAPAPGPDATTTADAGPPDLFPPGTVLLANTTDRMPGVEVLPADALPDDTSGAASDDPLEAAVAQIRPRHVRVLVDLYAEPPTPSEALLALHDALFRTAKACAAPGLRPESFVVVVLGGVDGARVPHACAGLFTGFVKSLAREWPDTAVLAVVHEARDLVTAEPDAARETVAGPFPPVVYYAGGTRLLWRAVADPGAPAGVAPAPGERCVVAAGGAHGIGAALLLALARRDRPRLHIIGSTPLDGDGYEGEESGEADVRPERKDFVRALTTGPERLTVREATMAYDRLGTARRIRANLAELRRLCGAHRVTYHVCDLRDRAAVEAVVRRVTDEEGTVDLLLHIAGTNRAASVGRKRPRDFRAVRDLKVRSYAHLKAAFGDRQPRLWCNFGSFVGFTGQTGETDYAAANDYLNTAALYHCAHGAREFTLGWTLWRDIGLGATPLMRALLAKSGRFTAMPTAEGVDHFLRELDLREPGPRETGHPAQPPPVTVLFGAAERAALGTAAP, encoded by the coding sequence ATGAGCACGGCGCGCCGGGAGGCGACCCTGCCGCACACGGCGGACCCGGACCCGGACCCGAGTACGGACGCGGACTCGGGCGCGCGTACGGACGCGGGCGTGGGCGCGCCGGCCGGAGCGGATGTTCCGGACCGCCCCGCCGCCCCTGACGGCCCCCTGCTGGACCGCCATGTCCTGCTCCTCGCCCCGGCACCCGGGCCGGACGCAACCACCACCGCCGACGCCGGGCCACCGGACCTCTTCCCGCCCGGCACGGTGCTGCTGGCCAACACCACGGACCGGATGCCCGGTGTGGAGGTTCTCCCCGCCGACGCCCTTCCCGACGACACCTCCGGCGCCGCCTCCGACGACCCGCTCGAAGCCGCCGTCGCACAGATCCGGCCACGCCATGTCCGGGTCCTGGTCGACCTGTACGCCGAGCCCCCGACACCCTCCGAGGCCCTGCTCGCCCTGCACGACGCGCTGTTCCGTACGGCGAAGGCTTGCGCAGCGCCGGGGCTGCGCCCGGAGTCGTTCGTCGTGGTCGTGCTGGGCGGGGTCGACGGTGCCCGCGTCCCGCACGCGTGCGCCGGGCTGTTCACCGGGTTCGTGAAGAGCCTGGCGCGGGAGTGGCCGGACACCGCGGTGCTGGCCGTGGTGCACGAAGCCCGCGACCTCGTCACCGCGGAGCCGGACGCGGCCCGCGAGACCGTGGCCGGCCCGTTCCCGCCGGTCGTGTACTACGCGGGCGGCACCCGGCTGCTGTGGCGGGCGGTGGCCGATCCGGGCGCGCCCGCCGGGGTCGCGCCCGCCCCCGGGGAGCGCTGTGTGGTGGCGGCCGGCGGCGCCCACGGCATCGGCGCCGCGCTGCTGCTCGCGCTGGCCCGGCGCGACCGGCCCCGGCTGCACATCATCGGTTCCACCCCGCTCGACGGCGACGGCTACGAGGGCGAGGAGTCCGGGGAGGCCGACGTACGCCCGGAGCGCAAGGACTTCGTCCGGGCCCTGACCACCGGCCCGGAGCGGCTCACCGTGCGCGAGGCGACCATGGCGTACGACCGGCTGGGCACGGCCCGCCGGATCCGCGCGAACCTGGCCGAACTGCGCCGGCTGTGCGGGGCGCACCGGGTCACCTACCACGTGTGCGACCTGCGCGACCGGGCGGCGGTGGAGGCCGTCGTACGCCGGGTGACGGACGAGGAGGGCACCGTCGATCTGCTGCTCCATATCGCCGGCACCAACCGCGCCGCCTCGGTGGGCCGGAAACGGCCGCGGGACTTCCGGGCCGTCCGTGATCTGAAGGTACGGTCCTACGCGCATCTCAAGGCGGCGTTCGGCGACCGGCAGCCGCGTCTGTGGTGCAACTTCGGTTCGTTCGTGGGGTTCACGGGCCAGACCGGGGAGACCGACTACGCCGCCGCGAACGACTACCTCAACACCGCGGCCCTGTACCACTGCGCCCATGGGGCACGGGAGTTCACCCTCGGCTGGACCCTGTGGCGGGACATCGGGCTCGGCGCGACCCCGCTGATGCGGGCGCTGCTGGCCAAGAGCGGACGGTTCACCGCCATGCCCACGGCCGAGGGGGTGGACCACTTCCTGCGCGAACTCGATCTGCGCGAACCCGGCCCGCGCGAAACCGGCCACCCGGCGCAGCCGCCGCCCGTCACCGTCCTCTTCGGCGCGGCCGAGCGCGCCGCCCTCGGCACGGCCGCCCCCTGA